The following proteins come from a genomic window of Proteiniphilum propionicum:
- the nusB gene encoding transcription antitermination factor NusB produces the protein MINRNLIRIRIVQIVYSWYQNTNKDLRNAEKELMFGLQKSYDLYYYMLLLMVELTNLYQDRVDTKRNKFLPTEEDLNPNTHLIDNKFILQLRENRQFNKYLTERPMLWDGNEGFIKNLLDTIVSSEAYREYTEIVSPTYDEDREFWRKAFKKFLYQNEELDDILEDECIYWNDDVEIVQSFVMKTIRKFSEEKGAQQPLLPMFKDEEDREFALKLLHNTILNEKKYRNLIEKHTDKWDFERIAFMDLVIMQVALSEISTFESIPTSVSLNEYIEIAKSYSTPKSGTFINGILDAIVQEMKKENLIFKN, from the coding sequence ATGATAAACAGAAATTTAATTCGTATCAGGATTGTCCAGATTGTCTATTCATGGTACCAGAATACGAATAAGGATTTGCGTAACGCCGAAAAAGAGCTCATGTTCGGCTTGCAAAAATCATACGATCTTTACTATTATATGCTTCTTCTTATGGTGGAGCTTACAAATTTGTACCAAGACCGTGTGGATACTAAACGTAATAAATTCCTTCCCACAGAAGAAGATCTTAATCCCAACACTCACCTTATAGATAATAAGTTTATTCTTCAGTTGCGGGAAAACAGGCAGTTTAACAAATATCTTACAGAACGCCCTATGTTATGGGATGGTAACGAAGGATTTATCAAAAATCTACTTGACACCATCGTCTCTTCCGAGGCATATAGAGAGTATACTGAAATAGTCTCTCCCACATATGATGAAGATCGGGAATTCTGGCGGAAAGCCTTCAAAAAGTTTCTTTACCAGAACGAGGAGTTGGATGACATTCTGGAGGACGAATGCATCTACTGGAACGATGATGTGGAGATTGTGCAATCCTTCGTGATGAAAACTATCAGGAAATTTTCTGAAGAGAAAGGTGCCCAACAGCCATTATTACCAATGTTTAAAGATGAAGAAGACAGGGAGTTTGCACTTAAGCTGCTGCATAATACTATTTTGAACGAAAAAAAATACCGGAATCTGATAGAGAAACATACCGATAAATGGGACTTTGAACGTATTGCATTCATGGATCTTGTTATCATGCAGGTAGCTCTCTCAGAAATATCCACATTTGAATCAATTCCAACCAGTGTTTCGTTAAACGAGTATATCGAGATAGCCAAGTCATACAGTACACCCAAAAGCGGAACATTCATCAACGGAATATTGGACGCCATTGTACAGGAAATGAAAAAAGAAAATCTTATCTTTAAAAATTAA
- a CDS encoding 2-phosphosulfolactate phosphatase, whose amino-acid sequence MIVDLCPSPALYPFYKRGNDTVVVVDVFRASATMCAILHNGATAIIPVADIEEAKRYKSEEFLVGAERDTRKCDFADFGNSPFDYIREKVAGKEIVFTTTNGTRAIEMGSESKKLYVGTFSNIGALAEKCAEKSERVVIICAGWNNRVNIEDMLFGGAFAEKISGISKMLIGSDSLRIALELWKQAKQDPLAYLKESDHYRRLKANGAEGDADYCLRPDTVKIVPYYDSYTKRLKALS is encoded by the coding sequence ATGATAGTTGATCTCTGTCCATCCCCCGCCCTCTATCCATTTTACAAAAGAGGAAATGACACCGTTGTAGTGGTGGATGTCTTCAGGGCTTCTGCCACAATGTGCGCAATACTACACAATGGTGCAACCGCGATAATCCCCGTAGCTGATATAGAGGAGGCTAAGCGATACAAATCGGAAGAATTTCTTGTAGGTGCTGAAAGAGATACACGCAAATGTGATTTTGCCGATTTTGGCAATTCTCCGTTCGACTACATACGTGAAAAAGTTGCAGGAAAGGAAATTGTGTTTACCACAACAAATGGTACAAGAGCCATTGAGATGGGGAGTGAAAGCAAGAAACTATATGTAGGCACCTTTTCCAATATAGGAGCATTAGCTGAGAAATGCGCAGAGAAATCTGAGAGGGTTGTGATTATCTGTGCTGGATGGAACAACAGGGTAAATATTGAAGATATGCTTTTCGGTGGTGCCTTTGCTGAAAAAATATCAGGTATATCGAAAATGCTTATCGGCTCAGATTCGTTGAGGATAGCCCTTGAATTGTGGAAACAGGCAAAACAAGACCCGCTGGCATATCTTAAAGAAAGTGATCATTACCGACGACTTAAAGCCAACGGCGCCGAAGGTGATGCTGATTACTGCCTAAGACCTGACACTGTTAAAATTGTACCTTATTACGACAGCTATACAAAAAGATTGAAAGCGTTGTCATGA
- the pth gene encoding aminoacyl-tRNA hydrolase, translating to MKYLIAGLGNIGPDYEQTRHNIGFMVLDAFAKASNAVFEDRRYGFVAEMRLKNRSLILLKPSTFMNLSGNAVRYWLQKEKIENSHLLVVVDDLALPFGTLRLKAKGSDAGHNGLRHIQGLIGQNYPRLRFGIGSDFHRGGQVDFVLDEFTTEEKLQLPERIETAVDIIRSFCLAGIDITMNDYNNR from the coding sequence ATGAAATATTTGATAGCGGGATTGGGAAATATCGGGCCCGATTATGAGCAAACCCGCCACAATATTGGGTTTATGGTGTTGGACGCTTTTGCAAAGGCGTCCAATGCTGTTTTTGAAGATAGGCGGTATGGTTTTGTAGCTGAGATGCGGCTCAAAAACAGATCGTTAATCCTTCTTAAACCCTCTACCTTTATGAACCTGAGCGGCAACGCCGTTAGATACTGGCTGCAGAAGGAGAAGATTGAAAACAGCCATCTTCTAGTTGTGGTTGATGATCTGGCTCTGCCTTTTGGCACACTTCGACTGAAAGCTAAAGGGAGTGATGCAGGCCACAACGGGCTAAGACATATTCAAGGCCTTATTGGGCAGAATTATCCGCGTCTCAGGTTTGGCATAGGTAGCGATTTTCATCGTGGCGGACAGGTCGACTTTGTGCTTGACGAATTCACAACAGAGGAGAAGCTGCAACTGCCAGAACGAATTGAAACCGCCGTGGACATTATACGCAGTTTTTGCCTGGCGGGTATAGATATAACTATGAATGATTATAACAACAGATAG
- a CDS encoding RNA-binding S4 domain-containing protein yields MDEVRIDKWLWAVRIFKTRTIATDACKKGRVMIDNITVKPSRTIRAGEVVQVRKSPITFSFKVLATADKRMGAKMVPQFMENVTSPEEYEILEMNKISGFVDRQRGTGRPTKKERRDLEQFTGSFSMDDFDWDE; encoded by the coding sequence ATGGATGAAGTACGGATAGATAAATGGTTGTGGGCAGTACGAATTTTTAAAACACGTACAATTGCCACCGATGCCTGCAAGAAGGGGAGAGTGATGATTGACAACATTACGGTAAAGCCTTCCAGAACTATTCGTGCGGGCGAGGTTGTGCAGGTGCGAAAATCCCCGATCACCTTTTCATTTAAGGTACTCGCTACTGCGGACAAACGTATGGGTGCGAAGATGGTGCCTCAGTTTATGGAAAATGTTACTTCGCCCGAAGAATACGAAATACTTGAGATGAACAAGATCAGCGGTTTTGTCGACAGGCAGCGAGGTACGGGCCGCCCTACTAAAAAAGAGCGTCGTGATCTGGAACAGTTTACCGGGTCTTTCAGTATGGACGACTTCGACTGGGATGAGTGA
- a CDS encoding YbbR-like domain-containing protein, with protein MGIKAIINKWEPIVKAFFSNVPWKNLLAFSFFLVLAFIFWLMLFFQKDNVEGNYRIPLKYTNIPEDVVFDNPLPHFIEISVSDKGSEIFLLDITKRDSLEINVAEITEDGSKVLQGDQYRQLIRSKFAPGTNIRGYYPMNISLATSKLQSKKLPVTFDGEITTSRANLIADSAVFIPETVTAYGSKQSLDKLESAITEYTVFKNLRATSQLPIKINRVEGVKFSPQEVEIYIPIEEYTERSFEIPIKASHLPKKMDVKFFPSRANVSFSVTLEEYKKIIPEDFEIELDYREFHNNEGGRVELILTKSPSSIINPRISPSSVEFLFESKEL; from the coding sequence ATGGGAATAAAAGCTATCATCAATAAATGGGAACCCATAGTCAAAGCGTTTTTTTCCAATGTACCCTGGAAAAATCTGCTTGCATTTTCCTTTTTTTTGGTGCTGGCTTTTATTTTCTGGTTAATGCTGTTTTTTCAAAAAGATAATGTGGAAGGCAATTACCGGATCCCTCTAAAATATACCAATATTCCTGAAGATGTGGTTTTCGACAACCCTCTGCCTCACTTTATTGAAATCAGCGTATCCGACAAAGGTTCTGAAATTTTTCTTCTCGATATCACAAAAAGAGATTCTCTGGAAATAAATGTGGCAGAAATAACCGAAGATGGCAGCAAAGTTCTTCAGGGCGATCAGTACCGTCAGCTTATTCGTTCAAAATTTGCTCCCGGCACCAATATAAGAGGATATTACCCAATGAATATTTCACTGGCTACTTCTAAATTGCAGAGTAAGAAGTTACCGGTTACGTTCGATGGTGAGATCACAACCAGCAGAGCAAATTTAATTGCAGACAGCGCAGTATTTATTCCCGAGACAGTAACTGCATACGGTTCTAAGCAATCACTCGACAAACTTGAATCAGCCATTACTGAATACACGGTTTTTAAAAATCTCAGAGCCACATCACAGCTGCCAATTAAAATTAACCGTGTAGAAGGTGTTAAGTTTTCGCCTCAAGAGGTAGAAATTTATATCCCGATAGAAGAGTACACTGAGCGCTCATTTGAAATTCCTATAAAGGCATCGCATTTACCTAAAAAAATGGATGTTAAATTTTTTCCCTCTCGTGCTAACGTCTCTTTCTCTGTTACACTTGAAGAGTACAAGAAAATCATCCCTGAAGACTTTGAAATTGAACTCGACTACAGGGAATTTCACAATAACGAGGGTGGGCGCGTTGAACTCATACTCACAAAAAGCCCGTCTTCAATCATCAATCCGCGTATTTCACCATCTTCGGTGGAGTTTCTCTTCGAAAGCAAGGAACTGTGA
- the yajC gene encoding preprotein translocase subunit YajC: protein MNILLQATQGGGVTGMGSTLLMMVAIIAVFYFFMIRPQQKKQKELQKSREAMKVGDKVVTSGGIHGRIKEVGDTWFLIEVADGVKIKFEKGSVYASSVDVTQPN, encoded by the coding sequence ATGAATATTTTATTACAAGCGACACAAGGAGGAGGAGTAACCGGTATGGGCAGCACCCTCTTAATGATGGTTGCAATTATTGCAGTATTTTACTTCTTCATGATCCGCCCCCAGCAGAAAAAACAGAAAGAACTGCAGAAAAGCCGCGAAGCGATGAAGGTGGGTGATAAAGTTGTTACATCAGGTGGCATTCACGGAAGAATAAAAGAGGTTGGTGATACCTGGTTTCTGATAGAAGTTGCCGATGGAGTGAAAATAAAATTTGAAAAAGGATCGGTTTACGCTTCTTCAGTTGACGTAACACAGCCTAACTAA
- a CDS encoding beta-N-acetylhexosaminidase, protein MKKSIFTFLLISLLAMAATAQQPERKISIIPEPESIVEKSGYYVLPDEVVVACPSGNEGAFVTGLLKEKLSLAPGKKVVVKRNSSSANIELILNRKADEKIGDEGYTLNVTQQKISIRANKPAGLLYGVQTFFQLLPPQIESNKREENVTWQVPFVEITDYPLVEWRGMMLDVSRHFFTVSEVKRFIDNMVKYKYNIFHWHLTDDEGWRIEIKSLPRLTEVGAWRTEQIGWFGSFSQPRPNAPRNYGGYYTQEEIRDVINYAIERNIQVMPEIDVPGHSSAVLAAYPELSCFPESGDHFVRTGAPFLDWNTGGRPAAIYENTLCPANEKVYEFMEKVISEVAELFPFPYIHTGGDEAPYTFWEKSSEVKELMKREGLKDMASVQSYFGKRVEKIILSKGKKMMGWDEILEGGITPTTGLMSWRGTDYGIEASKSGHYVVMSPSNYVYIDLMQGDLSTEPRVYNSLRLSQTYKFDPVPEGANADYILGGQANLWTEQIYNIRQAEYMAWPRGFAVAESLWSPKEKKNWDRFVSKTEDHFVRLDYAQTKYSPAMYDPVVSVKKDGEEYYVKLTPEIKGLDIYTSFDSSSPDNFYPKYSEALRVPEDADIMRIITYRDDKPIGRLMSIKIEDLKKRAR, encoded by the coding sequence ATGAAAAAGAGTATCTTTACATTTCTACTTATCAGTTTGCTAGCAATGGCAGCCACAGCACAACAGCCAGAGCGGAAAATCTCCATTATTCCCGAGCCTGAGTCCATAGTTGAGAAGAGCGGGTATTATGTACTACCCGATGAAGTTGTAGTTGCATGCCCTTCTGGTAATGAGGGGGCGTTTGTTACAGGATTGCTTAAGGAGAAACTGTCACTTGCCCCCGGTAAAAAAGTTGTGGTGAAGAGAAATTCATCCAGCGCAAATATTGAACTCATATTAAACAGAAAGGCAGATGAGAAAATAGGTGATGAAGGTTACACGTTAAATGTAACACAACAGAAAATTTCTATTAGAGCCAACAAGCCTGCCGGGCTGCTATATGGTGTTCAGACTTTTTTTCAGCTGTTACCACCACAGATAGAGAGCAACAAAAGAGAAGAAAATGTTACATGGCAGGTCCCTTTTGTTGAAATTACAGACTACCCGTTAGTGGAATGGCGGGGGATGATGCTTGACGTGTCGCGCCACTTTTTCACGGTTAGTGAGGTAAAGCGGTTTATTGACAATATGGTGAAGTATAAATATAATATTTTTCACTGGCATTTGACAGATGACGAAGGATGGCGAATTGAAATTAAAAGCTTGCCCAGGCTTACGGAAGTGGGTGCATGGCGTACGGAACAGATAGGGTGGTTCGGAAGTTTCTCCCAGCCTCGTCCCAATGCTCCCAGAAATTATGGCGGTTATTATACGCAGGAAGAGATTAGAGATGTGATAAATTATGCCATTGAGCGAAATATTCAGGTGATGCCGGAAATTGATGTCCCGGGACACAGTTCAGCGGTGCTGGCTGCTTATCCTGAGCTTTCATGTTTCCCTGAGAGCGGCGATCATTTTGTGCGTACCGGTGCTCCTTTCCTCGACTGGAATACGGGAGGGCGCCCAGCAGCTATTTATGAGAATACCCTTTGTCCAGCCAATGAGAAAGTATATGAATTTATGGAGAAAGTGATCAGTGAAGTTGCTGAGCTTTTTCCTTTTCCATATATCCATACAGGTGGAGATGAGGCACCTTATACCTTCTGGGAAAAGAGCTCTGAAGTGAAAGAGCTGATGAAGCGTGAAGGTTTAAAGGATATGGCTTCAGTACAATCATATTTTGGTAAGAGGGTAGAGAAAATTATTCTATCCAAAGGCAAGAAGATGATGGGCTGGGATGAGATTCTTGAGGGAGGGATAACTCCCACAACTGGATTGATGAGCTGGAGGGGAACTGATTATGGGATTGAGGCTTCCAAATCTGGGCATTACGTGGTAATGAGTCCTAGCAATTATGTATATATAGACCTTATGCAGGGCGATCTTTCAACTGAACCCCGTGTGTATAATTCTTTGAGATTGAGTCAGACATACAAGTTTGATCCTGTACCGGAAGGAGCCAACGCCGACTATATTCTGGGCGGACAGGCTAACCTGTGGACTGAACAGATCTACAATATTCGCCAGGCAGAATATATGGCCTGGCCTCGCGGTTTTGCAGTGGCTGAGTCGCTATGGTCTCCAAAAGAGAAGAAAAACTGGGACCGCTTCGTTTCAAAGACGGAAGATCATTTCGTACGGTTAGATTATGCACAAACAAAGTACTCGCCTGCCATGTATGACCCGGTTGTATCGGTAAAAAAAGATGGCGAAGAGTACTATGTTAAGCTTACCCCCGAGATTAAAGGACTTGACATTTATACCAGTTTCGATTCCTCTTCACCTGACAATTTTTATCCGAAATATAGTGAAGCACTGAGAGTTCCTGAAGATGCCGATATCATGAGGATTATTACATATAGGGATGACAAGCCAATAGGGCGGCTTATGAGCATTAAAATAGAAGATCTGAAAAAAAGAGCAAGATAA
- a CDS encoding FAD-binding and (Fe-S)-binding domain-containing protein, producing the protein MKTSQLQIKLSKIFPNNQVFTDELSRLTKGTDAGIYRLIPKAVVKVNSEEEVIRLLHFCEHENIPVTFKGAGTSLSGQTISDSILMETGSGFEFSSIADDGHKATFGCGLTGTAANRMLMRYRRKIGPKPASIDSAKIGGIIANNASGSSYGIRHNSYNTVKSMRIIFADGSLLDTADINSSRTFINSHPQLIKDLEQLHRDVSENENIRSLISQKFQIKNTCGYGVNSLIDFSDPIQIIQHLMIGSEGTLGFVSQATFETVHDAPLKATAMIYFANLREVSETIIPLRGCRVSAAELMDRNALRAVEEKEGMPEELKLLPEGAAALLIDTSADKEESLSEQINEITEKLAHIPTLFPIKFTTDKHLYNLYWNVRNGLFTSAAATRPPHTACIIEDVAFRGELLGDALTDLRSLLEGAGYGNAVMWGHLLDGNVHFTVFPDINTKEGIRNYATFMHELCELVAIKYGGSLKAEHGTGRNMAPFVEKEWGLEVYNLMKRIKNTFDPGNILNPGVLINNDHDVFIKNLKQIPEANPIIDKCIECGFCEVSCPSKNLSLTPRQRIVAYRHLAGTAISGSKKKSSIREQLKKISYPMDETCATDGLCSIACPVGIDTGKLIKELRWQNNGKLANRIADTISNNITEISSLLRVLLNIPHFIAKAVGYKSIDRVARGLYRLGDGTLPLWTRHTPSGSKKIKNNIFPGYSAGSPMVVYFPTCITRSMGGVSFGYAEKEDLPSKILSVLYKAGYTVIIPEEKDKLCCGMAFSSKGFWEQAQKKENELNEVLLRVSREGLLPIVCDMSPCLLHMRETLDKRLKLYDQVEFIHDFLLDRLYFSKLSVSVAIHTTCSSTKMNLEKKLIAIASQCAEKVVVPENVSCCGWAGDRGFFYPELNSSALKPLKRGIKDAQEGYSNSRTCEIGLSINSGITYKSIVYLVDKATLPATSSCQNLHRKYPQRYFAK; encoded by the coding sequence ATGAAAACTTCACAACTTCAAATAAAACTTTCAAAAATATTTCCTAATAATCAGGTTTTCACTGACGAACTTTCCCGTCTCACCAAGGGTACAGATGCTGGGATCTACCGCCTGATACCAAAAGCGGTGGTAAAAGTAAATTCCGAAGAAGAGGTTATTCGCCTGTTGCATTTCTGTGAACATGAAAACATTCCGGTAACATTCAAGGGCGCCGGAACCAGTTTAAGCGGCCAAACAATTTCCGATTCAATACTGATGGAGACAGGCAGTGGATTTGAATTTTCATCAATTGCCGATGATGGGCACAAAGCTACATTTGGCTGCGGGCTAACAGGTACTGCAGCAAATCGCATGTTGATGAGATATAGACGCAAGATTGGCCCAAAACCGGCATCTATAGATTCTGCAAAAATAGGAGGTATTATTGCCAACAATGCTAGCGGGTCGAGTTACGGTATCAGGCATAACAGTTACAACACGGTAAAGTCGATGCGTATCATTTTTGCAGACGGCTCGCTTCTCGATACTGCCGACATCAACAGCAGCCGGACTTTTATTAATTCTCACCCGCAACTAATCAAAGATTTAGAACAATTGCATCGCGATGTTTCAGAAAATGAAAATATCAGATCGCTTATTTCACAAAAATTTCAAATAAAAAACACCTGCGGCTATGGAGTGAATTCACTTATCGATTTCTCCGACCCTATACAGATTATACAACACCTTATGATCGGTTCGGAAGGCACACTCGGTTTTGTCTCTCAGGCCACCTTCGAAACTGTACATGACGCACCGCTTAAGGCCACTGCCATGATCTATTTCGCTAACCTGCGGGAAGTGAGTGAAACAATCATACCACTTAGAGGATGCCGGGTTAGTGCAGCTGAGCTCATGGACCGGAATGCACTTCGTGCAGTGGAAGAGAAAGAAGGTATGCCTGAAGAGTTGAAATTGTTGCCTGAAGGAGCTGCCGCCCTGTTGATTGACACATCGGCTGACAAAGAGGAATCACTGTCTGAACAGATAAACGAAATAACAGAGAAGCTGGCACACATTCCGACACTTTTTCCAATTAAATTCACTACTGACAAACATCTTTATAATCTCTACTGGAATGTGCGAAACGGACTTTTCACTTCGGCAGCAGCTACGCGCCCTCCTCATACCGCATGTATTATAGAAGATGTGGCCTTTCGTGGCGAGTTGCTGGGAGATGCTTTAACCGATTTGCGAAGTTTACTGGAAGGGGCTGGCTACGGTAACGCAGTAATGTGGGGACATCTGCTAGATGGTAACGTTCATTTTACAGTTTTTCCCGACATAAACACAAAAGAGGGTATTCGCAATTATGCCACATTCATGCACGAGTTGTGCGAGCTGGTAGCAATAAAATATGGCGGAAGCCTAAAGGCTGAACATGGTACCGGGCGTAATATGGCTCCTTTTGTTGAAAAAGAGTGGGGCCTCGAAGTTTATAATCTGATGAAGCGTATTAAAAATACATTCGATCCGGGAAATATACTGAACCCTGGTGTGCTGATCAACAATGACCATGATGTTTTCATCAAAAATCTGAAACAGATTCCGGAAGCCAATCCAATAATTGATAAATGCATTGAATGTGGTTTTTGCGAAGTCAGTTGCCCTTCTAAAAACCTATCCCTCACACCTCGTCAGCGTATTGTGGCATACCGGCATCTGGCCGGAACGGCGATTTCTGGCAGCAAAAAAAAGAGTTCTATCAGAGAACAGTTGAAAAAAATCTCCTATCCTATGGACGAAACATGTGCCACCGACGGTTTGTGCAGCATAGCCTGTCCTGTAGGCATTGACACCGGAAAACTTATAAAGGAACTGCGGTGGCAAAACAATGGTAAGCTGGCAAATAGAATTGCCGATACTATTTCAAACAATATAACGGAAATATCCTCTTTATTACGCGTATTATTAAATATCCCCCACTTCATCGCAAAAGCAGTGGGTTATAAATCAATAGATAGAGTTGCCCGGGGACTTTACAGATTAGGTGACGGAACTCTACCTCTATGGACACGCCATACCCCCTCCGGAAGTAAAAAGATTAAAAACAATATTTTCCCTGGCTATTCTGCCGGGTCACCTATGGTGGTCTATTTCCCCACTTGTATTACCCGCTCCATGGGAGGAGTATCGTTCGGTTATGCAGAAAAAGAAGATCTGCCCTCGAAAATTCTGTCGGTACTCTACAAAGCAGGGTACACTGTAATCATTCCTGAAGAAAAAGACAAGCTTTGCTGCGGAATGGCCTTTAGTAGCAAAGGATTCTGGGAACAGGCACAGAAAAAGGAGAATGAACTGAACGAAGTTCTGTTAAGAGTTAGTCGCGAGGGTTTACTGCCAATAGTTTGTGATATGAGTCCCTGCCTGCTCCACATGCGCGAGACACTTGATAAACGGCTAAAGCTGTACGATCAGGTAGAATTCATACACGATTTCCTGCTCGACCGCCTCTATTTCAGCAAACTGTCTGTCTCAGTGGCCATTCATACTACCTGCAGTTCCACAAAGATGAATCTTGAAAAGAAACTCATTGCTATTGCATCACAATGTGCAGAAAAAGTGGTTGTACCTGAGAATGTGTCCTGTTGCGGATGGGCCGGAGACCGGGGATTCTTCTATCCTGAACTTAACAGTTCGGCTCTAAAACCGCTGAAACGGGGTATTAAGGATGCACAGGAAGGTTATTCAAATAGCAGGACTTGTGAGATAGGCCTGTCCATCAACAGCGGAATAACTTATAAGTCGATAGTCTACTTAGTTGATAAAGCCACGCTACCCGCTACTTCATCTTGTCAAAACCTTCACCGTAAATACCCACAACGTTACTTTGCGAAATAA
- a CDS encoding winged helix-turn-helix domain-containing protein yields MIEKIGANAGKVWSVLDVNGRQNVKEIKKASKLTDKDLYAALGWLAREGKVAFETVGKELFVSLS; encoded by the coding sequence ATGATTGAGAAAATTGGGGCTAATGCCGGAAAAGTTTGGTCTGTCCTGGATGTTAACGGTCGGCAAAACGTGAAAGAGATTAAAAAAGCATCGAAATTAACCGATAAAGACCTTTATGCTGCACTCGGATGGCTGGCAAGGGAAGGGAAAGTTGCTTTCGAAACAGTGGGAAAAGAGCTTTTTGTTTCACTGAGCTGA
- the coaE gene encoding dephospho-CoA kinase (Dephospho-CoA kinase (CoaE) performs the final step in coenzyme A biosynthesis.), with translation MMIIGVTGGIGSGKSVVSEIFRLHGIPVFDADKEAKNLNDTSPYIKEQITFHFGEGFYKDGKLDREKFASIIFQDKDKTTLANSIIHPELAKHFIEWCGQRTSYQLVVIDAALLIEAGFHRFTDKVVMVSAPSEIRIGRVIKRDEIIRRQVEERMNKQLPEEEKIKYADFIIYNDNRHSLIRQIDDFLSSISLPFVKETNK, from the coding sequence ATGATGATTATAGGTGTCACGGGGGGTATTGGAAGTGGTAAATCGGTTGTAAGTGAAATTTTCCGGTTGCATGGCATACCAGTGTTTGATGCTGACAAAGAGGCCAAAAACCTGAATGACACCTCTCCCTATATAAAGGAGCAAATCACCTTCCACTTCGGGGAAGGGTTCTACAAAGATGGAAAATTAGACCGGGAGAAATTTGCTTCAATTATTTTCCAGGACAAGGATAAAACCACTTTAGCGAACTCAATTATTCATCCAGAGTTGGCAAAACATTTTATCGAATGGTGCGGTCAACGAACAAGTTATCAGCTTGTTGTAATTGACGCCGCCCTTCTTATTGAAGCCGGGTTTCACCGGTTCACCGATAAAGTGGTAATGGTCTCTGCACCTTCGGAAATTCGTATAGGAAGAGTTATAAAGCGTGATGAAATCATCAGAAGACAGGTGGAAGAGCGAATGAACAAGCAACTTCCTGAAGAAGAAAAAATAAAATATGCCGATTTTATAATTTATAATGACAACCGGCACTCTCTGATTAGGCAGATTGATGACTTTTTGTCAAGCATTTCACTCCCTTTTGTGAAAGAAACCAATAAATAG
- a CDS encoding 50S ribosomal protein L25/general stress protein Ctc: MKRFELKGEIRDDFGKKAARAYRSEGLIPCVVYGGHGQENVNFVVKSGDVRNLIYTPEVFLVNLDLGDNKLLAVLKEVQFHPVKDTILHIDFLHVFDDVPIVIELPVRLTGLAAGVKAGGKLSLDMRKLKVKALHTKLPEELLVNVDELELGKSIQVGQLSFEDLEVLNAKNAVVCRVQLTRAARGAAAKAE; encoded by the coding sequence ATGAAAAGATTTGAATTAAAAGGCGAGATCAGGGATGATTTCGGGAAAAAGGCAGCAAGGGCATACCGCAGTGAAGGGCTTATACCTTGCGTTGTTTACGGTGGACATGGTCAGGAAAACGTAAATTTTGTAGTGAAAAGCGGAGATGTGCGTAACTTGATTTATACACCTGAGGTTTTTCTGGTAAATCTTGATCTTGGGGATAATAAATTATTGGCCGTTCTGAAAGAAGTTCAGTTTCATCCTGTAAAAGATACTATTCTTCATATCGATTTCCTGCATGTGTTCGATGATGTGCCGATAGTGATTGAATTACCCGTGCGCTTGACAGGCTTGGCTGCCGGAGTGAAAGCCGGAGGTAAGTTGTCTCTTGATATGCGTAAACTGAAAGTTAAAGCTCTGCATACCAAGTTGCCCGAAGAGCTGTTGGTAAACGTGGATGAATTGGAGTTGGGCAAATCTATTCAGGTTGGACAGCTTAGCTTCGAGGACCTTGAGGTATTGAATGCCAAGAATGCAGTTGTGTGTCGCGTCCAGCTGACCCGTGCTGCCAGAGGTGCTGCTGCAAAAGCTGAATAA